CAGTGGTGATGCCGCCGGCAACAGCCCGGAGGCCCTGGCCGCCGGTGCCGCCGTCGCAGCCACCACCGCCATTGCCGCTGCAGCAGCCTCTGCCGCCACCCAGGACAGCACTGCCCCGCAAGGCACGCCGTCCGACAGCGGCAACGACACGCCGCGCGCCGACGGCCAGCGGGAACGCCCCGAAGGCGACGAGCGCCGTGAACGCCGTTCGCGCGACCGCTATGGACGCGACCGCCGCGAGCGCAGCGAACAGCCGCGCACCGAAGAAGGCAGCACCACGGATGAGGGTGCCGAGCGCGCAGCGGCCGAGCCCGTGCGCAGCAGCTACTTCGATGCCGTACGCCCCGTGGCACAGGAAGCGCCGGCCCAGGCCGCGCTCCCGCTCGACGCAGAGGCGCCTGCTGCTGCCCGCAGCGTCGAAGCGCCGGCACCGGTAGCCGCCCCTGTCGCACAGGCCGCGCCGGCCCCCGTGCAGGCACCGGCGCCCGCCGTTCCTGCCGGCCTGCCCAAAGTCCAGTCCTTCCAGCTCCCCGTGGCCGACCTGGCCCAGGTGGCCGAGGGTTCGGGCCTAGTCTGGGTCAATTCCGACGCCGACAAGATCGCCTCTGCACAAGCAGCCATCGCCGCCGAGCCCAAGCCCGTGCGAGTGCCACGCGAGCGTCCCGCCCCGGTGGTGCTGGATGAGGGGCCGCTGATCCTGGTGGAAACGCGGCGCGACCTGCGCAACATGACGCTGCCCTTCGAGGCAGCGCCGCCTTCCAGCACCTGAGCCTTCGCCCCCTCCCCCGCCGGGGACGGAGCACCCAGCGGCTCTGCCCTCGGCGAATGCGCGCAAGCGCAACCCAGGGCCCAACGCCTACCGAGCCATAGCGGTCACCCAACGACCCACAGGCCGCGAGCGTGCGCGCCCTCCGCACTAGTCACTTTGGACTATTCACAAGCGTGAAGAACTTGACGAAACTCGGTTGCGCATTTGCTCACACCACGGAGCGCCGGAGCCTAGGCGCACAGATCTACCCGAAGGCCTCCGGATTGGCAAGAATTCAACCCTTCTCGTCCCGGCCCACGTTGCATTCCTGTCGAGAAACTGACCCGCGGCAGAACATCAGCTTGTAAAGCTGGCAGAAAGCACCCAAGACGTGAATTTCTCACGGAGTTTTCAGAGATCTGAAGATATCTTTCGCCTACTATGCAAGCATTGCGATCGGTAATAAATTGTCACACCCGTGTTGTACGATTGTTACAATTTGTTTTTTAGTGCGCCAACCATGTATCTGTCCACCGCCCCATCTTTTTCCCGTCAGTTGCAGATCAGGAAACAGCATGTGCGAGCGCTGCAGGCCCATGGTCGCCTGAACGCCCCAAGTGGAATGCCGACATGAGCCCCCGACAACCTGATGATTCTCGCTGCGCAGCAGCGCATGACTGCGAGAACATGCAGTTGCGAGTACGGCCAGGACTTCATCACACTGTGGGCATGACTGATTTCGAGTCCACACTCAACAGGTCGTGCCCGGATCGGTGCCAACAACAAGTGGGCCGTTCCATCACCCTCAGCACAGCCCGACCTCGTTCAAGACCAAAGTCAATCCATTGCACAGCGGCCAGCCATTGGCCCTTGAGCTACCGCGCTCCTTGCTTCGGCGCGCCTTCTTTCTGACTGCGCACCGCCATGTCTCTCTCTTTCTTCTTCTACGCCTTCGCCGGGGCCTTTCTCACCAGCCTGATCCTCGTGCTGACACAGCGCTGGCATGGCCACTACAGCATGGACAGCAATTTCGGCGTGCAAAAGCTGCATACCGCCCCCACGCCCCGCATCGGCGGCGTCGGCATCATGGTGGGGTTGCTTGCCGCCTACTGCCTGGCAACGCCCGCCGTGGAGGCCATCCTGCACCCCATGCTGGTGGCCGGCCTTCCCGCCTTTGCCGCGGGCCTGTATGAAGACCTCACCAAGAAGGTGGGCGTATTGCCCCGCCTGTTGGCCACCATGTGCAGCGGTGTCTTGGCCTGGGCCATCACGGGTGTGGCCATGCGCAATACCGGCCTCTCGGGCGTGGACGCCCTGCTGGCATTCACACCGTTGGCGGTACTGTTCACGGCATTTGCCGTCGGCGGCGTGGCCAACGCGGTGAATATCATCGATGGCTTCAACGGCTTGGCCGCGGGTGCCGTTGCCATCATGCTGGCTGCCCTGGGGCTGATTGCTCTTCAAGTTGACGATACGGCGCTGGCCACCGTGGCCTTTGCAGCAGCGGCGGTGTCCCTGGGCTTTGGCGCCGTGAACTGGCCTTTTGGCAAGATCTTTCTGGGCGATGGAGGCGCCTACCTGCTGGGCTTCATTCTCGCCTGGCTGGCTGTGCTGCTGCCCATGCGCCACCCGGAAATCAACGCCTGGACCACGCTGCTGGTATGCGCTTATCCAGTGATCGAAGTGATGTTCTCGGTACGCCGGCGCATGCGACGCAAGGGCCACCATCCGGGTGAGCCCGACCGCGCGCACTTGCATCACTTTTTGCACCGCCGCATTGTGTGCCTGGCATTTCCCAAGTTGGACCGCGTTCTGCAGAACGGCTTGACCAGCCCACTGGCCTGGCTCTGCGCAGCCTTGCCCAGTGCGTGGGCCATTGTTTTTTTTGATAACACCCCGGCCCTCATCACTGGCGCATGTTTGGCTGCATTTTCCTATGCAGCCCTCTACGCCCGACTCACGCAGTTCCGCTGGTGCTTCGCACCACATACCATGGCTTCGCCCGGGTCGAAAACTGCCAGCAATACCTCGAACTAACCAGTCCATTAGAGAAAGCTTCCCCGGAGATCATGGAGTTATCGCAAGCAAAAATCGCCATCATTGGCTTGGGTTATGTGGGCTTGCCCCTGGCCGTTGAATTTGGCAAGACCCGTCAAGTTATTGGATTTGACATCAATGCGGCTCGCATCGGCGAGTTGCGAACCTGCCAAGACAGTACATTGGAAGTCAGCGCAGAAGAACTGCGGACGGCCCGCCATCTGAGTTTCAGCAGTACCGCAGAAGATCTGAGCACCTGCCAAGTCTTCATCGTCACTGTACCCACGCCGGTGGACCAGGCCAACCGCCCCGACATGACACCACTGGTCAAAGCCAGCGAAACTGTGGGCCGGGCCCTGCGATCAGGTGCAGTGGTTATCTACGAATCCACCGTCTACCCAGGCGCCACCGAGGAGGTATGTGTCCCCGTACTTGAAAAATTCAGTGGCAAGAAGTTCAACATTGATTTCTTTTGCGGCTACAGCCCCGAGCGCATCAACCCCGGCGATAAACAGCACCGTCTGCCCACTATCCGCAAGATCACCAGCGGCAGCACACCTGCAGTTGCAAATGCAGTCAACGACCTGTATGCGCAGATCATCACGGCTGGCACCCATCAGGCCAGCAGTATCAAGGTGGCCGAGGCAGCCAAGGTGATCGAGAACATCCAGCGGGACGTGAACATTGCGCTGATGAACGAGTTGAGCCTTATCTTCCACAAACTGGGCATCGATACCTTAGAGGTTCTCCAAGCGGCGGGCACCAAATGGAATTTCCTGCCCTTCCGCCCCGGACTGGTAGGTGGCCACTGCATTGGCGTGGACCCGTACTACCTAACGCACAAAGCCGAGCAGGTGGGTTATTCGCCTCAGGTGATCCTCGCCGGACGCCGCATCAATGACAACATGGCCAGCCACGTTGCGGACGAGACCATCAAGCTGATGCTGCGCAAGAATCTCCCGGTGCTAGGTAGCAAGATCCTGGTTCTCGGATTGACCTTCAAGGAAAACTGCCCCGACCTGCGTAATACCAAGGTGGTGGACATCGTGCGCACGCTGAAGAGCTACAACGCCCAGGTTGACATCTTCGATCCGTGGATCGACGTAGCCGAAGCTGAGCATGAATACGGCCTGCAGTGCCTGCGCGAACTCCCCCTCAATGGTCACTATGCCGCCGTGGTGCTGGCGGTAGGCCACCGCGAGTTTGCTGAGCTCGGGGAAGCAGGCATCAAGCGCCTGGGTCAGCCCGGCGCCGTGCTGTATGACGTGAAAAGCCTTCTGCCATTGGGTGTGGCAGACGGCAGGTTGTGAGCGACGCGATGGCATACGCTACAGCCTACGACGAACTCAAAATCAAACTAGCAACCGAAGCCCCCCGTACTTGGTTAGTGACTGGCGTAGCGGGTTTCATAGGCAGCAACCTGCTGGAGACCTTGCTCAAGCTAAACCAGCGCGTGGTCGGCCTCGATAACTTCGCCACCGGTTATCAGCGCAACCTTGACGAAGTGCAAACCCTTGTGACAACAACGCAGTGGGCCAATTTCAGCTTCATCCCGGGTGATATTCGTGAGTTGGTTGATTGTCAACGGGCGTGCGAAGGGATTGACCATGTGCTGCATCAAGCCGCGCTTGGCAGCGTGCCACGCAGTTTGGCCGATCCCATCACCACCAACGCTGCCAACATCAGCGGCTTCCTGAATATGCTGGTTGCAGCCCGCGACGCCAGGGCCAAGAGTTTCACCTATGCGGCCAGCAGCAGCACCTACGGCGATCACCCCGGCCTGCCCAAGGTCGAAGGCACCATCGGTAAACCCCTCAGTCCCTACGCTGTCACAAAATACGTCAACGAGTTGTACGCCGACATTTTCGCCCGTTGCTACGGTTTCGATACCGTCGGCCTGCGCTACTTCAACGTGTTTGGCCCTCGACAAGATCCTGAAGGCGCCTATGCCGCGGTCATCCCCAAATGGACCGCCGCGCTCCTGAGCAATCAGACGGTGTACATCAATGGCGACGGTGAAACCAGTCGCGACTTCTGCTACGTGGCCAACGCTGTGCAAGCAAACCTGCTAGCCGCTACCGCACAAAAGACACAAGCACGTAATCAGGTCTACAACGTGGCGGTCAGCGGCCGCACCACCCTGAATGCCCTGTTCGTCTTGCTGCGCAACAGCCTGGCAATTCATGGGGTCAGATCAGACGCAAAGCCCGTCCACCGCGACTTCCGCCCTGGTGATATCCGCCATAGTCAGGCGGACATTTCCAAAGCCATCAACCTGCTGAGATACTCGCCAACACACCATATACAGGCCGGCATTGAACAAGCCATGCCGTGGTACATCAGAAATACACAAACGTAATTTCCCCGTTCTGACACTTAAAGCTGACATGAAAAACTTTGCTCTCATCGGTGCGGCTGGTTATATCGCCCCTCGCCATATGCAGGCTATCCAAGCCACGCACAACGACTTGGTCGCGGTTCTCGACCCCAATGACTCTGTCGGGATTATTGACAGCTACTTTCCCAATGCTGACTTCTTCACTGAATTCGAGCGATTTGATCGGCATATCGACAAGCTGCATCGTGGCAACCATGACAAGCGCGTGAGCTATGTGTCGATCTGCTCTCCCAACTACCTGCACGATTCGCACATGCGCTTCGCTCTACGCGCTGGAGCCGATGCCATTTGCGAAAAACCCTTGGTGCTCAACCCGTGGAATATCGATGGCCTACTCGAAATCGAACAAGCCACGGGTAAGAAAATCAATACCATCCTGCAACTCCGCGTGCACCCCGCCATTGTCGCCCTGCGAGAGAAGGTGCAATCTGAAAAGCGGAATACCAAGCACGAGGTAGACCTAGCCTACATCACCTCGCGTGGCCACTGGTACCTGCAATCGTGGAAGGGCGACATCAAGAAATCTGGTGGTATCGCGACTAACATCGGGGTGCATTTCTTCGACATGCTCCACTTCATCTTTGGCAACCTCCAAAACAACGTGGTGCACTACACATCCGACACCAGAGCGGCTGGATACCTTGAATACGAGAATGCACGCGTACGCTGGTTCCTGTCTGTCGATGTGCAAGATGTACCCGCCACTCAATTGCAAGCAGGCCAGCGGACCTATCGCTCCATCACCATAGACGGTCAGGAAATCGAGTTTTCTGGCGGTTTTACCGACCTGCACGTCCGCAGCTACGAAGAAATTCTTGCGGGCCGAGGCTTTGGCCTAGAAGCCAATCGAACAGCCATTGAAACCGTAGCCAGCATTCGCCATGCCAAGCCCACCGGCATGCAAGGGGATCATCACCCGTTCCTCAACCATTTGATGGTGTGATGTCCTACTCCGTCCATCCCAGCGCCATTATTGACGAAGGAGCCCGAATCGGAGAAGGCTCACGGATCTGGCATTTCGTTCACGTCTGCGCCGGAGCTCGCATCGGCAAAGAGGTGTCTCTTGGGCAGAATGTCTTCATCGCCAACAAGGTCATCATTGGCGACCGCTGCAAAATTCAGAACAACGTCAGTGTTTACGACAACGTCACGATTGAGGACGGAGTGTTCTGCGGACCTAGTATGGTTTTTACCAACGTCTATAACCCGCGAGCCTTGGTTGAACGCAAAAACGAGTACCGCGACACGTTGGTTAAACGAGGCGCCACCCTTGGAGCCAATTGCACCATTGTCTGTGGCACAACCATAGGCGAATACGCCTTTGTTGGCGCTGGCGCAGTGGTTAACAGAAATGTGCCCTCGTATGCCCTCGTGGTGGGCGTCTCTGCCCATCAGATTGGCTGGATGAGCGAATTTGGCGAGCGGCTTGAACTACCGCTGCGCGGCGAAGGCAAGGTCATCTGCAAACATACGGGTGCCTCCTACATTTTAAGTGGCACCACACTAGTCAAACTACCCACATAAACCTATGATTGAGTTCATTGATCTTAAAACTCAGCAAGCACGCATCAAGGAGCAGATCGACGCTGCAATCCAGCGGGTATTGGCCCATGGTCAATACATCTTGGGACCCGAGGTGAGCGAGCTAGAGGAAA
This Variovorax terrae DNA region includes the following protein-coding sequences:
- a CDS encoding MraY family glycosyltransferase gives rise to the protein MSLSFFFYAFAGAFLTSLILVLTQRWHGHYSMDSNFGVQKLHTAPTPRIGGVGIMVGLLAAYCLATPAVEAILHPMLVAGLPAFAAGLYEDLTKKVGVLPRLLATMCSGVLAWAITGVAMRNTGLSGVDALLAFTPLAVLFTAFAVGGVANAVNIIDGFNGLAAGAVAIMLAALGLIALQVDDTALATVAFAAAAVSLGFGAVNWPFGKIFLGDGGAYLLGFILAWLAVLLPMRHPEINAWTTLLVCAYPVIEVMFSVRRRMRRKGHHPGEPDRAHLHHFLHRRIVCLAFPKLDRVLQNGLTSPLAWLCAALPSAWAIVFFDNTPALITGACLAAFSYAALYARLTQFRWCFAPHTMASPGSKTASNTSN
- the tviB gene encoding Vi polysaccharide biosynthesis UDP-N-acetylglucosamine C-6 dehydrogenase TviB — encoded protein: MELSQAKIAIIGLGYVGLPLAVEFGKTRQVIGFDINAARIGELRTCQDSTLEVSAEELRTARHLSFSSTAEDLSTCQVFIVTVPTPVDQANRPDMTPLVKASETVGRALRSGAVVIYESTVYPGATEEVCVPVLEKFSGKKFNIDFFCGYSPERINPGDKQHRLPTIRKITSGSTPAVANAVNDLYAQIITAGTHQASSIKVAEAAKVIENIQRDVNIALMNELSLIFHKLGIDTLEVLQAAGTKWNFLPFRPGLVGGHCIGVDPYYLTHKAEQVGYSPQVILAGRRINDNMASHVADETIKLMLRKNLPVLGSKILVLGLTFKENCPDLRNTKVVDIVRTLKSYNAQVDIFDPWIDVAEAEHEYGLQCLRELPLNGHYAAVVLAVGHREFAELGEAGIKRLGQPGAVLYDVKSLLPLGVADGRL
- a CDS encoding NAD-dependent epimerase/dehydratase family protein, translated to MAYATAYDELKIKLATEAPRTWLVTGVAGFIGSNLLETLLKLNQRVVGLDNFATGYQRNLDEVQTLVTTTQWANFSFIPGDIRELVDCQRACEGIDHVLHQAALGSVPRSLADPITTNAANISGFLNMLVAARDARAKSFTYAASSSTYGDHPGLPKVEGTIGKPLSPYAVTKYVNELYADIFARCYGFDTVGLRYFNVFGPRQDPEGAYAAVIPKWTAALLSNQTVYINGDGETSRDFCYVANAVQANLLAATAQKTQARNQVYNVAVSGRTTLNALFVLLRNSLAIHGVRSDAKPVHRDFRPGDIRHSQADISKAINLLRYSPTHHIQAGIEQAMPWYIRNTQT
- a CDS encoding Gfo/Idh/MocA family protein, encoding MKNFALIGAAGYIAPRHMQAIQATHNDLVAVLDPNDSVGIIDSYFPNADFFTEFERFDRHIDKLHRGNHDKRVSYVSICSPNYLHDSHMRFALRAGADAICEKPLVLNPWNIDGLLEIEQATGKKINTILQLRVHPAIVALREKVQSEKRNTKHEVDLAYITSRGHWYLQSWKGDIKKSGGIATNIGVHFFDMLHFIFGNLQNNVVHYTSDTRAAGYLEYENARVRWFLSVDVQDVPATQLQAGQRTYRSITIDGQEIEFSGGFTDLHVRSYEEILAGRGFGLEANRTAIETVASIRHAKPTGMQGDHHPFLNHLMV
- a CDS encoding acyltransferase, translating into MSYSVHPSAIIDEGARIGEGSRIWHFVHVCAGARIGKEVSLGQNVFIANKVIIGDRCKIQNNVSVYDNVTIEDGVFCGPSMVFTNVYNPRALVERKNEYRDTLVKRGATLGANCTIVCGTTIGEYAFVGAGAVVNRNVPSYALVVGVSAHQIGWMSEFGERLELPLRGEGKVICKHTGASYILSGTTLVKLPT